A region from the Fusarium musae strain F31 chromosome 1, whole genome shotgun sequence genome encodes:
- a CDS encoding hypothetical protein (EggNog:ENOG41), with the protein MASAEKKGTASLYKVEATNQTLSSPPSVNSSDQTKTAREDEEAQTPVTSKTKPAFNRDYRFWMIMVTLVLATLLASLEATVVITSLPTIVESLNLGSSYIWVTNVFFLTTACVQPLFGQLCNLWGRKKVMMFIFATYTLGSGIAGGANGGAMLIAGRAIQGIGSGGVTMVNDVIISDLVPLRYRGNYIAILLLVATIGFAVGPFLGGVIVENTTWRWVFYLNLPIGGVAIAVTYFFLNLQYDRSQSTMDKLRRIDYIGNAILIASSVSILIALTWAGPVHPWPDARIIAPLIIGLLGLVGFVIYEASGIPSEPVMPIRLFPGRTSSIIYINTFLNMLLIQWCYFFLPLYFQAVKLSTPSRSGVQMLPVALIAIPGAALSAVVLSKWGKYKMLHVSGFFLMTLGVGLLGLLHEDSPPAAWILLQFIPAIGSGFLLNTLLPAFQAATDEEDQAAATGNWTFMRSFGAVWGVAIAGSIFNTYTKQYSHMIDNELARERLSSGDSYQSATRAFVLQFDEVVQTQIRHVFMLSLSKVYVISVAFGGLAWVLSLFEKDIPLRKELDTRYGLDEKAPAEQKKEDA; encoded by the exons ATGGCTTCTGCGGAAAAGAAAGGTACTGCCTCACTTTACAAAGTCGAGGCAACTAACCAGACACTCTCATCGCCACCCTCTGTCAACTCGTCAGACCAGACGAAAACAGcccgagaagatgaagaagctcaaacaCCAGTTACTTCAAAGACAAAACCGGCTTTCAACAGAGATTATCGCTTCTGGATGATCATGGTTACTTTAGTCCTGGCAACACTCCTCGCATCCCTCGAAGCAACAGTTGTCATAACTTCTCTCCCAACCATCGTCGAGAGTCTCAATCTTGGAAGTAGTTACATCTGGGTTACCAATGTCTTTTTCCTCACCAC AGCTTGTGTTCAACCCCTGTTTGGCCAGCTCTGTAATCTCTGGGGCCGCAAGAAAGTCATGATGTTCATCTTTGCTACATATACACTTGGAAGTGGTATCGCAGGTGGTGCTAACGGCGGTGCTATGCTAATCGCTGGACGCGCTATTCAAGGTATTGGTAGTGGTGGAGTCACCATGGTCAACGATGTGATCATCTCTGATCTGGTGCCACTTCGATATAGAGGAAACTACATCGCTATACTTCTTCTGGTGGCCACTATTGGATTCGCTGTTGGGCCTTTCCTTGGTGGTGTTATTGTTGAGAACACGACTTGGAGATGG GTATTCTACCTCAATCTTCCCATAGGGGGCGTTGCTATCGCCGTTACGTACTTCTTTCTGAACCTCCAATACGATCGAAGTCAGTCTACCATGGATAAACTCCGTCGTATCGACTACATCGGCAACGCTATCCTCATCGCATCAAGCGTCTCGATTCTCATTGCCCTTACTTGGGCAGGTCCCGTTCATCCTTGGCCAGATGCTCGAATCATAGCTCCCCTGATAATCGGCCTCCTCGGCCTTGTCGGTTTCGTTATATACGAAGCCTCAGGAATTCCTTCAGAACCTGTCATGCCAATTCGCCTGTTCCCAGGTCGCACATCATCCATTATCTACATCAACACGTTTCTCAACATGTTGTTAATCCAATGGTGTTACTTCTTCCTACCGTTGTACTTCCAAGCTGTCAAGCTGTCAACACCTTCGCGGTCAGGAGTGCAAATGCTCCCCGTTGCTCTCATCGCCATCCCAGGCGCAGCGCTCTCTGCGGTCGTCCTCTCGAAATGGGGCAAGTATAAGATGCTTCACGTATCaggcttcttcctcatgaCTCTCGGTGTTGGCCTCCTCGGTCTTCTTCACGAAGATAGTCCTCCTGCGGCTTGGATTCTGCTGCAGTTCATTCCAGCTATCGGCTCTGGCTTCCTTCTGAATACCCTTTTGCCTGCTTTTCAAGCCGCgactgatgaggaagatcaaGCTGCTGCAACGGGTAACTGGACTTTCATGCGTTCTTTCGGCGCTGTTTGGGGCGTAGCAATCGCTGGATCTATTTTCAACACGTATACGAAGCAGTATTCGCACATGATCGATAACGAGTTGGCGCGGGAAAGGCTCAGCTCAGGAGATTCTTACCAGAGCGCGACACGAGCTTTCGTTCTACAATTTGACGAGGTTGTTCAGACTCAAATTCGACATGTTTTCATGCTGTCTTTGAGTAAAGTCTACGTCATCTCTGTAGCATTCGGCGGGCTTGCTTGGGTACTATCTCTGTTTGAGAAAGATATTCCACTACGTAAAGAGTTGGATACACGGTACGGTTTGGATGAGAAGGCACCCGCTgagcagaagaaagaggacGCATAG